From a region of the Anoplopoma fimbria isolate UVic2021 breed Golden Eagle Sablefish chromosome 16, Afim_UVic_2022, whole genome shotgun sequence genome:
- the atp5mc3a gene encoding ATP synthase membrane subunit c locus 3a: MYACAKFVSTPALVRAGSRALYRPLSASVLSRPELNTESSAVMPQSPLTQVTLRGFQTSAISRDIDTAAKFIGAGAATVGVAGSGAGIGTVFGSLIIGYARNPSLKQQLFSYAILGFALSEAMGLFCLMVAFLILFAM, translated from the exons ATGTACGCCTGTGCAAAGTTCGTCTCCACGCCGGCTCTG GTCCGTGCTGGTTCCCGGGCTCTTTACAGACCCCTCTCTGCCTCAGTGCTGTCCAGGCCTGAGCTCAATACAGAG AGCAGCGCTGTGATGCCACAGAGCCCCCTCACTCAGGTCACACTGAGGGGCTTCCAGACCAGCGCCATCAGCAGGGACATTGACACTGCTGCCAAGTTCATCGGAGCTGGAGCTGCCACAGTCGGAGTGGCTGGATCCGGAGCTGGAATTGGGACTGTGTTCGGCAGTCTCATTATCGGCTATGCTAG GAACCCATCTCTGAAGCAGCAGCTGTTCTCATATGCCATCCTGGGATTTGCCCTGTCTGAAGCCATGGGGCTGTTCTGTTTGATGGTTGCTTTCCTTATCCTGTTTGCTATGTAA